Proteins found in one Triticum urartu cultivar G1812 chromosome 4, Tu2.1, whole genome shotgun sequence genomic segment:
- the LOC125554574 gene encoding zinc finger BED domain-containing protein RICESLEEPER 2-like has product MGEPNGNENAMVHESEMVVDDEMIHGNEMVHSGEMIHEHDMVQGNEMVHGDEMVEGSGMVHDDEMIHGNEMIQVSDMIHGHEMVQVNDMVNGDEMAHGHELVSAEVTPPTISRRRRKKSLVWEHFTIEPVPGERGCQRACCNLCKATFAYSSGTKIAGTSHLKRHITLGSCPMIKSQERKLAMSSIGGVTDNDGEGTVERPSKRRYRYTGFANATFDQDRSSSHLAKLIILHDYPLHVVQQPAFTAFTDSLQPRFRVADVETMEAEVYGVYQKEKNNLMQALNTMPGRISLTIGLWTTSQTLGYVSIAGQFIDTDWKVHRRMLNFMMVSSPHSENALGEAISSSLTDWNMKDKLFTVTLDNDCSSHDIYSANLRDHLSNKNNLMLKGQLFVVRCYANILNAVAHDVIASIHGVIYSIRESIKFIKASSAREQRFAEIALQLEIPSTKTLCLDVTTQWNTTYLMLLAALDYRQAFTTLETCDDNYNESPSAEDWKKLEAACNYLKFLYDSAHSIMAAANPTSNLFFHEAWKLQLELSNAITHEDPVFSSIAKEMHERFDKYWKDCNLVLAIGVVMDPRPN; this is encoded by the exons ATGGGCGAACCAAATGGCAATGAAAATGCTATGGTGCATGAGAGTGAAATGGTTGTTGATGATGAGATGATCCATGGCAATGAAATGGTTCACAGTGGCGAGATGATCCATGAGCATGATATGGTTCAAGGGAATGAGATGGTTCATGGTGACGAGATGGTGGAAGGGAGTGGGATGGTCCATGATGATGAGATGATCCATGGTAATGAGATGATTCAAGTTAGTGACATGATCCATGGTCATGAGATGGTTCAAGTGAATGACATGGTCAATGGTGATGAGATGGCCCATGGTCACGAATTGGTCAGTGCTGAGGTGACCCCACCAACCATATCAAGACGCCGGAGAAAGAAGTCATTAGTATGGGAGCACTTTACTATTGAACCTGTTCCTGGGGAGAGGGGATGCCAACGTGCATGCTGCAACCTATGCAAGGCAACCTTTGCATACAGTTCTGGCACAAAGATAGCAGGTACTAGCCATCTCAAGAGGCACATCACGCTTGGCTCTTGCCCTATGATAAAAAGCCAAGAGAGGAAGCTGGCAATGAGTTCAATTGGAGGAGTGACTGACAACGATGGTGAGGGTACCGTAGAACGTCCTTCTAAGAGGCGTTACAGATATACTGGCTTTGCAAATGCTACATTTGATCAAGACCGTAGCAGCTCACATCTGGCGAAGCTTATCATTTTGCATGACTACCCACTTCATGTTGTTCAACAGCCAGCCTTCACTGCTTTTACTGATAGCCTGCAGCCTCGTTTCAGGGTTGCGGATGTTGAAACAATGGAGGCAGAGGTGTATGGTGTTTACCAGAAAGAGAAAAACAACCTAATGCAAGCATTGAACACTATGCCTGGAAGGATTAGCCTCACCATAGGATTGTGGACAACTAGTCAGACTCTTGGCTATGTTTCTATAGCTGGGCAGTTCATTGACACGGATTGGAAAGTGCATCGAAGAATGCTTAACTTCATGATGGTGTCTTCTCCTCATTCGGAGAATGCACTTGGTGAAGCTATTAGCTCAAGCCTTACCGACTGGAACATGAAGGACAAGCTATTCACCGTCACATTGGATAATGATTGCTCATCACATGATATCTACAGTGCAAATCTGAGAGATCATCTCTCCAATAAGAACAACCTGATGCTTAAGGGCCAGCTGTTTGTTGTGAGGTGCTATGCCAATATCCTCAATGCAGTTGCACATGATGTCATTGCTTCAATCCATGGTGTGATCTACAGTATCCGTGAAAGTATAAAGTTCATAAAAGCTTCTTCTGCCCGTGAGCAGAGGTTTGCTGAGATTGCTCTGCAGCTGGAGATTCCCAGCACTAAGACCCTGTGCCTTGATGTTACAACACAGTGGAATACCACTTACCTTATGCTGCTTGCTGCCTTGGATTATAGGCAGGCATTCACCACATTGGAGACATGTGATGATAACTACAACGAGTCACCTTCTGCAGAAGACTGGAAGAAGTTGGAAGCTGCCTGCAATTATTTGAAATTTCTGTATGATTCTGCACATAGCATCATGGCTGCGGCAAATCCAACTTCTAACTTATTTTTCCATGAGGCGTGGAAACTTCAGCTGGAACTGTCAAATGCCATAACCCATGAAGATCCAGTTTTCAGTAGCATCGCCAAAGAAATGCATGAGAGGTTTGACAAGTACTGGAAGGATTGCAACCTTGTTCTAGCCATTGGTGTTGTCATGGACCCTC GACCGAACTGA
- the LOC125550528 gene encoding uncharacterized protein LOC125550528, with protein sequence MVLLPGAASSLLLLFLLFATAAAAAAPMELYFSQAELARIAGYGEEPVSTVLVSGQVACQLCLRPGSDLLTFDLPGSRVAVTCTTEGPNTMANSASATTNEYGNFSIELPSRLHATPSLETACSVKVLELPPDSACRVGGGRGSSHGLRLSSSDGGVRTYTTGVIRLQHGGTPSGKCVQEEDTSDRR encoded by the exons ATGGTGCTGCTACCGGGGGCTGCCTCGTCGTTGCTCCTCCTCTTCCTGCTGTTCGCCACGGCGGCGGCCGCGGCAGCGCCCATGGAGCTCTACTTCTCGCAGGCGGAGCTGGCGCGCATTGCCGGGTACGGCGAGGAGCCGGTCTCGACGGTGCTGGTGTCCGGGCAGGTCGCGTGCCAGCTCTGCCTCCGGCCGGGCTCTGACCTGCTCACCTTCGACCTGCCAG GTAGTAGGGTGGCAGTAACCTGCACAACCGAAGGTCCCAACACGATGGCTAACTCTGCGTCTGCAACAACAAATGAGTACGGCAATTTCTCCATAGAGCTCCCGTCCCGGCTCCACGCTACACCGAGCCTAGAGACTGCATGCTCAGTCAAGGTGCTGGAGCTTCCGCCGGACTCCGCGTGCCGCGTCGGGGGCGGTCGCGGCTCCTCTCACGGCCTCCGGCTATCTTCATCGGACGGCGGCGTCCGCACCTACACAACAGGGGTGATACGGCTGCAGCACGGCGGCACACCGTCCGGCAAGTGCGTGCAGGAAGAAGACACGAGTGATAGGAGATGA